The Astatotilapia calliptera chromosome 2, fAstCal1.2, whole genome shotgun sequence genome includes a window with the following:
- the LOC113035833 gene encoding uncharacterized protein LOC113035833, whose product MSKKHKLTSESKPCIQEAGGGIPLEVQTNKILETKHIGNINSTNILNEVEQQRHKTIDPSLFKNFIDSICKKYTTTGKDDHKKKDTSSDPKNQMNQTRKKRMEKCIAIMLKELVTRVENVYSDTSWNSYIEISNEKCSQSAFAIICMEDNTLKIFDEVRPYIPTKKCQRTNHNTNTRHSEEILLDDMNTFLAQDKKVKWIFLNSYNSPCFERDDQIEGCMFLILSNAYEWYVKYDAITVLTYTKPWGLCGPGYFNELSSKDIMNPKSPFKSCVEEYEIRYELDCENLNKKLKNNKILKQYSCGEDSKNIKFAREALVELAAELPRLRKAFLELGDKKIDSFIFLSEKIKPILKKLWRENVNNSFVSLLKEYITTIFNKKVVDLFTQELESQLGISSFIQLHQLPPVKLKDEYRQIF is encoded by the exons ATGAGTAAAAAACACAAGCTCACTTCAGAAAGTAAACCTTGTATCCAAGAAGCTGGTGGAGGAATACCTCTG GAGGTCCAAACAAACAAGATTTTGGAAACAAAACATATTGGAAATATAAATTCAACTAACATCTTAAATGAAGTTGAACAACAAAG GCATAAGACGATAGATCCCTCCCTGTTCAAAAATTTTATTGATTCAATTTGTAAGAAGTATACAACTACTGG GAAAGATGACCACAAGAAGAAGGATACATCGTCTGACCCGAAGAACCAAATGAATCAAACTAGAAAGAAGAGAATGGAAAAGTGCATAGCTATAATGTTGAAAGAGCTAGTAACAAGAGTAGAAAATGTGTATTCTGATACATCATGGAACTCATACATAGaaatttcaaatgaaaaatgcagccaatCTGCATTTGCCATTATCTGCATGGAAGATAATACGCTAAAGATCTTTGACGAGGTTCGTCCATATATTCcaacaaaaaaatgtcaaagaacAAATCACAATACAAACACAAGACATAGTGAAGAAATTTTACTTGATGACATGAATACATTTTTAGCACAAGATAAAAAAGTTAAATGgatatttttaaattcatataATAGTCCATGTTTTGAAAGGGATGATCAAATTGAGGGTTGtatgtttttgattttaagcAACGCTTATGAATGGTATGTAAAATATGATGCTATCACAGTTTTGACATACACAAAACCTTGGGGACTTTGTGGACCAGGTTACTTTAATGAGCTTTCATCTAAAGACATCATGAATCCTAAGAGTCCTTTCAAGTCTTGTGTTGAGGAATATGAGATTCGCTATGAATTGGATTGtgagaatttaaataaaaaattaaaaaataataaaatattgaagCAATATTCATGTGGTGAAGATAGTAAGAATATTAAATTTGCTCGAGAAGCTCTAGTGGAGCTGGCTGCAGAATTACCTCGGCTGCGTAAAGCTTTCTTGGAGCTTGGAGATAAGAAAATTGATTCTTTCATATTTCTATCAGAGAAAATTAAACCTATTCTGAAGAAGTTGTGGAGAGAAAATGTTAACAATAGTTTTGTGTCATTGCTTAAAGAATATATTACAacaatatttaacaaaaaagtaGTTGATCTTTTTACACAGGAGCTAGAGTCACAACTTGGAATCAGCAGCTTCATCCAGCTTCACCAGCTTCCTCCAGTAAAATTAAAAGATGAATACAGACAAAtcttttaa
- the reep2 gene encoding receptor expression-enhancing protein 2 yields the protein MVSWIISRIVVLAFGTLYPAYSSYKAVKTKNVKEYVKWMMYWIVFALFSTAETVTDLLLSWFPFYFELKIAFVIWLLSPYTKGSSVLYRKFVHPTLSNKEKEIDEYIAQAKDRSYETMMKFGKRGLNLAANAAVTAATKGQGVLSDKLRSFSMQDLTLINADDELALHTPDARMRRGPMDEMSSGASTLPRAKSTAARQTRSVAAASLIDDTSSQHSSDLSDTRTEHSDEDVGDKGHKRSTSVKATKKPAAAKTETQTKTVKKPVKKKTTTNNAETPP from the exons ATGGTATCCTGGATTATCTCGAGGATAGTTGT CCTTGCCTTTGGGACGCTCTACCCGGCGTACTCCTCGTATAAGGCCGTCAAAACGAAGAATGTGAAGGAATAT gtgAAGTGGATGATGTACTGGATAGTGTTTGCATTGTTCAGCACAGCAGAAACAGTCACAGACCTGCTCCTATCATG GTTTCCATTTTACTTTGAGCTAAAGATTGCGTTTGTGATCTGGCTGCTGTCTCCGTACACCAAGGGCTCCAGTGTCCTCTACCGCAAGTTTGTCCACCCCACCCTGTCAAATAAAGagaag GAGATAGATGAGTACATCGCACAGGCCAAAGACAGAAGTTATGAGACCATGATGAAGTTTGGAAAACGGGGTCTCAACCTGGCTGCTAACGCTGCCGTCACTGCAGCCACCAAG GGGCAGGGCGTGTTGTCAGACAAGCTGCGGAGTTTCAGCATGCAGGACCTCACTCTCATCAACGCTGACGACGAGCTGGCTCTGCACACTCCCGATGCCCGCATGAGACGGGGCCCCATGGATGAGATGAGCTCGGGCGCGAGCACCCTGCCCCGGGCCAAGAGCACCGCTGCACGGCAGA CTCGCTCTGTGGCAGCCGCGTCCCTTATTGATGACACATCGTCCCAACACAGCTCTGACCTGTCAGACACAAGGACCGAACACTCTGATGAGGATGTGGGAGATAAAGGGCACAAACGCAGTACCAGTGTCAAGGCAACCAAGAAGCCTGCTGCTGCTAAGACAGAG ACTCAAACCAAGACAGTGAAGAAGCcagtgaagaagaagacgacAACTAATAACGCAGAGACGCCACCATGA
- the kdm3b gene encoding lysine-specific demethylase 3B isoform X4, producing the protein MILPQVFVEFENASQRCSWVQVYDEGVKAVLVEDSIVWARRSDVTDTSGASAPAWPALTFRSLVDRVGLGSLVPVEYFGNKNFEFLPDNKTVQRFEVDKDVRHPLLLEQPSLQAAISSWRTDFELQEIFRKGSYTIQGRKVRVYQPEFEECWATGLVSQHDPISHIMEITLDKGEENQMVDPRVIHVMLTEEELGKNGRRRKDSETMKGDSGRRRRTASEGEDDLNLKRFKGAADTGADAQNCGDTSKTAVDAMGIWAGDSGERVSSTTKNGSSSDGTFPQGRGSPPTINSSLQMDQSNASSPRYPGHIKENGRAVATQGAADSTTTITPTPPPLKPAPSPFSTASFPSLGQMPVLVPGAPAPKASSSPQLEREEGNQAAYSKTAALVSPGPVTISWSQDSIPSVSLSASVGFSSKTSNWGSQTEGSKTASGFRLSQAGPTAPVFGDVTSQTNGAPTTTTASQDAPKPFGFSFGGAKTEAQPKPDQNLFFQCMSQKSVTSLNLTADQTQSKDTNYFTAVSESLSKEPPSLFKPAAPTEGLKKPEQPKVPEVQQTGNGVFNKSSSPFQGMGGSPGGRSSGLNVGGPAVSSGAQSASKKNSNNGSSVVGLGLQSGFNSAESHQNLFLQNSKESANPFLAYGEKSSLTAFVGLTGSEPQSMGPALDSKPNLFTMAEPPKGILSSPFPASSAAASTSTSPSPAPASSQTLQSEGTETKEVQDVSEISSSTSDCPMFGNAGPGGMEEVPVPFDQSQSQKFSLEDRGQSSKHDSESSSNSDLSDLSDNEEGLEKGQIPGGPSVSAKDGAIMQKNKVQGAAKSRPRNKPFKVGQSVLKDQSKVRRLKQSGESFLQDGSCINVAPHLHKCRECRLERYRKYRNTGEESDDDDDPNVACRFFHFRRLAFTRKGVLRVEGFLSPQQSDSMAMGLWLPVPAVHEGLDLDTSKYILANVGDQFCQLVMSEKEAMMMVEPHQKVAWKRAVRGVREMCDVCETTLFNIHWVCRKCGFGVCLDCYRLRRNRPREDVDETPEDEVFSWLKCAKGQPHEPQNLMPTQIIPGTALYNIGDMVHSARGKWGIKANCPCANRHTKPLVRPTAPNGISQQSTPGSGGVLAGATSGTGITPKSEGETSAIKTETTQTPVSSDSGGGESVGSTSTSTSGTSSPCNLTQSSVKESRSSGEGNSSALHWLADLATQKAKDDTKESGSLRSIMSRDSRPPFGLDSLSALSKPSASSPKLFNSLLLGSSMAQSKPEGSSLRDLLNSGPGKLPQGPGESGVPFPSVFTSAGSDKLKSSLPNFLDHIIASVVETKKAEGRRTGASEGGELGALGSRKDGVMGLSVLEPHTSHSWLCDGRLLCLQDPSNSNNWKIFRECWKQGQPVLVSGIHKRLKTELWRPDAFSEEFGDQDVDLVNCRNCAIISDVKVREFWDGFEVISKRLQDADGLPMVLKLKDWPPGEDFRDMMPTRFDNLMDNLPLPEYTKRDGRLNLASRLPNFFVRPDLGPKMYNAYGLISTEDRKVGTTNLHLDVSDAVNVMVYVGIPHGENNQEEEAEISGRKEVLTTIEEGDVDEMTKRRVHEGKEKPGALWHIYAAKDAEKIRELLRKVGEEQGQENPPDHDPIHDQSWYLDQVLRRRLYEEYGVQGWAIVQFLGDAVFIPAGAPHQVHNLYSCIKVAEDFVSPEHVRHCFRLTQEFRHLSTTHTNHEDKLQVKNIIYHAVKDAIGTLKAHESKLTRPYSSPQTAGL; encoded by the exons GTTCATACACCATTCAAGGACGCAAAGTTCGTGTGTACCAGCCGGAGTTTGAAGAGTGCTGGGCCACTGGACTGGTCTCACAGCACGACCCTATCTCTCACATTATGGAGATTACCTTGGATAAG GGAGAAGAAAATCAGATGGTTGATCCTCGTGTGATACACGTCATGCTGACAGAGGAGGAG CTTGGCAAGAATGGGCGGCGAAGGAAGGACAGCGAAACAATGAAAGGAGACAGCGGACGCAGACGCAGGACTGCCTCAGAAGGTGAGGATGACTTGAACTTGAAACGGTTTAAAGGAGCAGCAGATACCGGAGCGGACGCACAAAACTGCGGCGACACCAGCAAAACTGCAGTGGACGCGATGGGGATTTGGGCTGGAGACTCTGGTGAAAGAGTCAGCAGCACAACCAAAAATGGAAGCTCTTCAGATGGAACCTTTCCTCAGGGCCGAGGTTCGCCCCCAACAATTAATTCCTCGCTCCAGATGGACCAGTCAAACGCTAGTTCTCCTCGCTATCCCGGCCACATCAAAGAAAACGGTCGCGCAGTCGCCACGCAGGGAGCAGCAGACTCGACCACCACCATTACACCCACTCCTCCTCCCCTCAAACCAGCCCCTTCCCCCTTTTCCACTGCGTCTTTTCCCTCACTAGGCCAGATGCCAGTCTTGGTTCCTGGAGCACCAGCCCCCAAGGCCTCCTCATCCCCCCAGCTCGAACGAGAGGAGGGCAACCAGGCAGCTTATTCCAAAACAGCTGCTCTTGTTTCCCCAGGACCTGTCACCATTTCTTGGTCACAAGACAGCATTCCCAGTGTTTCGCTTTCAGCTTCTGTGGGTTTTAGCTCTAAAACTTCTAACTGGGGAAGCCAGACGGAG GGATCTAAAACGGCATCAGGCTTTCGTTTGTCCCAAGCTGGACCTACTGCTCCTGTATTTGGAGATGTTACCTCGCAGACCAACGGAGCTCCTACCACTACCACAGCCTCTCAGGATGCTCCCAAGCCTTTTGGCTTCAGTTTTGGTGGAGCAAAGACTGAGGCTCAGCCTAAGCCAGACCAGAACCTGTTTTTCCAGTGCATGTCGCAGAAGTCTGTCACCAGCCTAAATCTAACTGCTGATCAGACCCAATCCAAGGACACCAATTACTTTACTGCAGTGTCTGAGAGCCTGAGTAAAGAGCCTCCAAGCCTTTTCAAGCCAGCAGCCCCCACTGAAGGGCTGAAAAAGCCTGAGCAGCCTAAAGTGCCTGAGGTCCAGCAAACAGGAAATGGTGTGTTCAACAAATCATCTTCACCCTTTCAGGGCATGGGGGGCTCTCCAGGAGGACGGAGCTCTGGCTTAAATGTGGGTGGTCCAGCAGTTTCCTCTGGAGCCCAAAGTGCTTCTAAAAAGAACAGTAATAATGGAAGTTCAGTAGTTGGCTTAGGGCTGCAGTCTGGTTTTAATTCTGCAGAGAGTCACCAGAACCTTTTTCTACAGAACTCCAAGGAGTCTGCTAATCCATTTTTGGCATACGGGGAAAAATCCTCCCTCACAGCTTTCGTTGGCCTAACTGGGTCCGAGCCACAGTCCATGGGTCCTGCGCTGGACAGCAAGCCGAACCTGTTCACTATGGCAGAGCCACCTAAGGGGATTCTGTCTTCTCCTTTCCCAGCATCGTCAGCAGCTGCTTCAACCAGCACTTCCCCCTCTCCGGCACCAGCCTCATCTCAGACGTTACAAAGTGAAGGGACTGAGACAAAGGAGGTGCAAGATGTTAGCGAGATTTCATCATCCACCTCAGACTGCCCGATGTTTGGAAACGCTGGCCCTGGCGGAATGGAGGAGGTGCCCGTGCCCTTCGACCAGAGCCAGTCTCAGAAGTTTAGCTTGGAAGACAGAGGCCAGTCATCTAAACATGACTCCGAGTCCAGCAGCAACAGTGACCTCTCAGATCTGAGTGATAATGAAGAGGGCCTGGAGAAAGGTCAAATCCCAGGAGGACCTTCTGTTTCTGCCAAGGATGGAGCCATCATGCAGAAAAATAAGGTCCAGGGGGCCGCTAAGAGCCGTCCACGTAACAAGCCTTTCAAAG tGGGTCAGTCTGTACTTAAAGATCAGAGCAAGGTGCGTCGTCTAAAGCAGTCTGGTGAGTCCTTTCTTCAAGATGGCTCCTGCATCAATGTGGCCCCTCACTTGCACAAGTGCCGCGAATGCCGCCTGGAGCGTTATCGGAAATATCGGAATACGGGCGAAGAGAGCGACGACGATGATGATCCGAATGTAGCCTGTCGTTTTTTCCACTTCAGAAG GCTGGCTTTCACTCGTAAAGGTGTGCTGCGTGTGGAAGGTTTCTTAAGTCCCCAGCAGAGTGATTCTATGGCCATGGGACTGTGGCTACCTGTGCCCGCTGTCCATGAGGGCCTCGACCTCGACACATCCAAGTACATCCTGGCCAATGTGGGAGATCAGTTTTGTCAGTTGGTGATGTCTGAGAAGGAGGCCATGATGATGGTGGAGCCTCACC AGAAAGTGGCCTGGAAACGTGCCGTGCGAGGCGTCAGAGAAATGTGCGATGTGTGTGAGACCACCCTGTTCAACATCCACTGGGTCTGTCGTAAATGTGGGTTTGGAGTGTGTCTGGACTGCTACCGGCTTCGCAGGAACAGGCCAAGGGAGG ATGTAGATGAAACTCCGGAGGATGAAGTTTTCTCTTGGTTGAAGTGTGCCAAAGGCCAACCTCACGAGCCACAAAACCTCATGCCTACACAAATTATACCTGGAACAG CTCTTTACAATATAGGAGACATGGTGCACTCAGCAAGAGGCAAGTGGGGTATTAAAGCCAACTGTCCCTGTGCCAATCGACACACTAAGCCTCTAGTGCGCCCTACTGCCCCAAATGGGATTTCACAG CAGTCCACACCGGGCAGTGGGGGTGTCCTCGCAGGTGCAACCTCTGGTACTGGCATCACTCCAAAATCAGAGGGAGAAACATCAGCAATCAAAACAGAAACCACACAGACACCAGTATCGTCAGACAGTGGGGGTGGAGAAAGTGTGGGCAGTACCAGTACCTCCACCAGTGGTACGTCCTCCCCCTGTAACCTCACACAGTCCTCTGTCAAGGAGTCGCGCTCATCAGGAGAAGGCAACAGCTCTGCTCTGCACTGGCTGGCAGACTTGGCCACACAGAAAGCCAAGGATGACACAAAGG AATCCGGTTCGCTTCGCTCCATAATGAGTCGAGACAGTCGACCTCCCTTCGGCCTGGACTCCCTCAGTGCTCTTTCAAAGCCTTCTGCTTCTAGCCCTAAGCTATTTAACAGCCTTTTACTGGGCTCCAGCATGGCCCAGTCTAAACCTGAGGGATCCAGTCTCCGGGACCTGCTCAACTCCGGACCAGGAAAACTGCCCCAAGGCCCTGGAGAGAGTGGGGTACCATTCCCCTCTGTTTTTACCTCAGCAGGC AGTGACAAGCTGAAGAGCAGCCTTCCAAACTTCCTGGATCACATCATCGCCTCAGTTGTGGAGACCAAGAAGGCCGAGGGCCGTCGCACCGGGGCCTCTGAAGGCGGAGAACTCGGAGCGCTAGGGTCTCGCAAAGACGGCGTAATGGGCCTTAGCGTTTTGGAGCCACATACCTCACACTCCTGGCTCTGTGATGGCCGACTCCTTTGCCTACAGGATCccagcaacagcaacaactgGAAGATCTTCAGAGAGTGCTGGAAGCAGGGACAG CCTGTGTTGGTGTCAGGGATACATAAACGTCTGAAGACTGAGTTGTGGCGGCCTGATGCTTTCAGCGAGGAGTTTGGAGACCAGGACGTAGACCTGGTCAATTGTAGAAATTGTGCTATTATCTCTGATGTAAAGGTGCGAGAGTTCTGGGATGGCTTTGAGGTTATTTCCA AGCGACTGCAAGATGCCGATGGCCTGCCCATGGTGTTAAAATTAAAGGACTGGCCTCCAGGTGAAGACTTCAGGGACATGATGCCCACACG GTTCGACAATTTAATGGACAACCTCCCTTTGCCCGAGTACACAAAAAGAGACGGTCGTCTAAATCTCGCTTCGCGCCTCCCTAACTTTTTTGTGCGTCCTGACCTTGGACCGAAGATGTACAACGCTTATG GCTTAATATCGACTGAAGACCGGAAGGTGGGAACCACTAACCTCCACCTGGATGTGTCTGATGCGGTCAACGTCATGGTCTATGTTGGCATCCCTCACGGAGAAAACAACCAGGAGGAAG AGGCAGAAATCTCTGGACGCAAAG AGGTCTTGACCACCATTGAGGAAGGCGATGTGGATGAAATGACGAAGAGGAGGGTGCACGAGGGAAAGGAGAAGCCTGGAGCTCTCTGGCACATCTATGCTGCCAAGGACGCAGAGAAAATCAGGGAGCTGCTTCGCAAG GTGGGAGAAGAACAAGGTCAAGAGAACCCGCCAGATCACGACCCGATTCATGACCAGAGCTGGTACCTGGACCAGGTGCTCCGCCGCAGGCTCTATGAAGAATATGGCGTCCAGGGTTGGGCCATTGTACAGTTCTTAGGAGATGCTGTATTTATCCCTGCTGGAGCTCCCCACCAG GTGCACAACCTGTACAGCTGTATCAAGGTGGCGGAGGACTTTGTGTCTCCCGAGCATGTGAGGCACTGTTTCAGGCTGACCCAGGAGTTCAGACACCTGTCCACTACTCACACAAACCATGAAGATAAACTCCAG GTGAAGAACATCATCTATCACGCAGTGAAGGACGCCATTGGGACGCTGAAGGCCCACGAATCCAAACTAACGCGCCCTTACTCGTCTCCTCAAACCGCTGGCCTCTGA